In Dehalococcoidales bacterium, the following are encoded in one genomic region:
- a CDS encoding IS481 family transposase produces the protein MTKSPKETDRMRIHSNATTCPKQRLFIRLTTRSSRSLAEALHISPATVSKWRARDDQNDLSARPHTIHYAFTPEEQKLILSLREKRLSLDDVLDTVKPVLAHATRSSIHRLLVRKGANRLPRLTQPEEIGRFKDYEPGYLHIDCFYLPRIDGRRRYCFVAVDRATRLVFLHVYEHKDKESAVDFLGRCLSFYPFIIKKILTDNGREFTLDGFRNRYGTKTKDIHPFDDICDALGIEHRRTRPYTPKTNGLVERTNRLIKDDTVKSHIYSDAGEMMADLYRWFIQYNFWRKHRRIGRKTPYEKVLEWYECSPSIFIKEPTHLLRYCSQGGET, from the coding sequence ATGACCAAATCACCAAAGGAGACTGACCGCATGCGCATCCATTCTAACGCAACAACCTGTCCAAAGCAACGATTATTTATAAGACTGACCACCAGGAGCTCTCGATCACTGGCAGAAGCATTGCATATCTCGCCTGCCACTGTATCAAAGTGGAGAGCAAGAGACGATCAGAACGATCTCAGTGCTCGGCCTCATACAATTCATTATGCATTCACTCCTGAGGAGCAGAAGCTTATCCTCTCCCTAAGGGAGAAACGACTATCACTCGATGATGTACTGGACACGGTAAAGCCTGTTCTTGCTCATGCTACCCGTTCCAGCATACATCGATTGCTGGTAAGAAAGGGAGCAAACAGACTCCCAAGACTTACACAGCCTGAAGAGATAGGCAGGTTCAAGGATTATGAGCCTGGATACCTGCATATAGACTGTTTTTACCTGCCAAGAATAGACGGCAGAAGAAGATACTGTTTTGTAGCAGTGGACAGAGCTACAAGGCTCGTCTTTCTGCATGTTTATGAGCACAAGGACAAGGAATCTGCTGTGGATTTCCTTGGCAGATGCCTGTCCTTCTATCCGTTCATTATCAAAAAGATACTGACCGACAATGGCCGAGAGTTCACCCTGGATGGGTTCAGAAACCGATATGGCACAAAGACCAAAGATATACATCCCTTCGATGACATATGCGATGCATTAGGCATCGAACACAGGAGAACCAGGCCGTATACTCCAAAGACCAATGGTCTTGTGGAGCGTACAAACAGATTGATCAAGGATGATACTGTAAAGTCGCATATCTACTCTGATGCAGGGGAGATGATGGCAGACCTTTACAGGTGGTTCATCCAGTATAACTTTTGGAGAAAGCACCGCCGTATCGGACGTAAGACCCCGTACGAAAAGGTCTTGGAATGGTACGAGTGTTCTCCAAGCATCTTTATCAAGGAGCCTACTCACCTCCTGCGTTACTGTTCACAAGGTGGTGAGACTTGA